TGCATAATCTAGAAATTGTGCTCTTAATAGAATTATTTGAGCAAATAGTCTCGCAAATCCCAGGTTGGGAGTCGATAATAAACACACATGTGACCACCTATTAGTGCATTTAtcaataccataaaatatctaaatgttccacatggtggatgaatgggcccacatatatcaccttgaatacGTTCCAGAAATGCGGGAGATTAAATCTCAACTTCAGCTGGTGATGGTCTAATAATCAGTTTtccttgagaacaagcaacacaaGATAAATCATTGAATTCAaaaatcttctggttctttaatgggtGTCCAATTGAATTCTCGATGATTCTTTGAATCATAATAGATCAGGGATGGCCTAACCAATCATGCgaaatagtaaaagtatgtggttctacaaacttttggtttgtagtaacatgtgactcaattgcactaatatgtatataatataaacCTGATGAAAAAATAGGTAGTCtttccaaaacatatttctttccatattcaacatttgtaatatatagatattccATATTTTTCTCATTAATAGTCttaatatgatatccattaaaaCGAATATCATTAAAACTCAGTAAATTTTCTTTGAAACTTAGTGGAATATAAATCATCATCAATGAAaaattttgtacctttaggtaataatataataactcTTACGGagccttcaataagttttgaactacccAATATTGTATTAACATAGGCATTACTTattgtcaaatgagaaaaatattttttatctttgagtaTTGTGTGTGTTGTAGCACTATCTGCAAGACACATGTCTCCATTGATTTTGGGTCCATcgaaattttgttgaatattcatattcGTATATAGTTTAACGGGAGTTATATGAGTAAATTATATAAAGTCAAAACAACGTGAACTTTTCTATGAACTTGTAGAAGCTTGTGTTGATAATGTGttataaaacaaacaaataaaagaacACTTAAAGTAAACAGAGAATTTTCTCGCATCTTATTTTCATTTACAAAAGATttctatttataaataaattgacATTCAATGCAATACAATAAATGAAGCTTATTTAAGTGTTTCATTAACACATTAAACAACTTGCATAATGAATGGGAGGTTTTACCTTATAAATGAAGGGTTTAGAAAATGGACATTCACATTTATTTGTAACATGTAATAAAATCTTAATCTCACTTGTggaattaaaatttttccatgatatatgtatcaaataattacctTTTTAATAACGTTATAAtaccattaaaatttttatttaaaatttatttaataaatatacactCAGTATTTGTGAATTTCTAACCGATATTAGTGGATAAAGTCAGTAATTTTCAAATCAGATAATTGACAAAACCTACTACTTTtctctttttataaatataattttagatttttcatTTGGTTAAACTTTGTCACAAGTTTATgtactttttgaaaattttaaatctagttcttatactttcatttttagaaatttagtccttatattttttagattgtaAAATTCGAATCTAATTATTAACCCTGCTAAATTGTTTTTGCTAAAGTCAAattcattacaatgtcatttttttaacTACATAGCTATcatgtgagtatttttttttatttcacaatgtcacacacaaaaatttaaaatttaaaaagtataggatctaaattttttaaaataaaaatatagagactaaatttcaaattttcgaaAAGTACATGATATAATTTAGGATAATATACTTaattggtcacccaacttttagggcgctttcattttagtcacctaaaataaaatccttgcaattttgtcactcaacttttagggtgctttcattttagtcactcaccTGTTAAATCTCTAATGACGGTTAACTAGGGgtgttcagtcggttaaccgactggTTAATCGatccgaaataacattaaccgaattaactgacctttcaaaatttttaaccattaACCAAACCGaaattctttcaaaaaaattaaccgaactgaaaatttttcggttaattcagttggTTAACTggattaaccgaaaattatatgttttttatttttggttaaaaattaaccgaattacccgaattacttgaattaatcgaattaaccgaattgaaccactacataattaaaaacattacataagtctttgaatcactaacattacataagtcttgaaattaacacataattgaaatgtaagtctttaatattctccatttgtatccatttcttctctccaaaagatctccatttgcattaaacctacaaaaaaaaaacatgtgcaaaaatttagcatataatagaaatatactcatttaaaaaaaatcaaataatataaacaaatgaatagATTATAAGTTAACAAGAATAAGACAGTAAACATACCCTTCAACTAACGAAAGCTCATGAATTTAGGGTAGACTCTAATGCATTCCAAGAAAAGCCTAAACattgaatcaattaaataagtaggagtgatatgataaaaaaattgaaactattaaaataaaacaataaatatacaATTTTCAATCTTGTCAAACTCTTGGATTTATTCTTCAATCTTTTTGATGTCTTCCTGTGATGATGATTTTCGAATCAAATACTGAGTGCACACAAGAGCTTGtacaattttaggagttaaagaacTTCTAAATTGATCAAGCACACATCCCTCGGTGCTAAATGCAGACTCTGAAGCAATTGTAGAAATCAGTATAGCTAACACATCTCTGGCCATTTTTGAAAGAGTGAGAAATCTAGTGCTGTTCACTTTCCAccacaataaaatatcaaaatcttcaaaaaattTCTCATTAGCCTCAGCTAGATATTTATCCAACTCAAATGTTTTATCCTCACCAAAAATTTCCAACTCACGCTTTTTATACAAAGCTTGCATTcgccttttcattttttgttgtggTTCACCGAGAGAAACATGTGTTGGTACACTCGATTGGCTACAAGTACTAtgaagtggaggcttatactcatcaaacaattcatacaaagattccttcaatttttgcatcattttacaaGCTTTTTTAGAACTAGACATTTCACTAAGTGCAAATTTAAGATACTTTAGTTTTTGTCTAGGATCTAAAATACAAGCAACAAACATAAGcaaattcatcttatcaatatcaccccaatacttatcatacttctctttcatcttGATGGCCATAACATTGAAATCAACATTACTATTTAACTGAGCATCTcgtaaaagaatatcaatttctaAAAGCTCATCAAAAAAATATTGGACGTGACATATAAAGTGTCAGATATACACAAAGTGACTTCATAaaagtgttccaagaaatcccttAAGTTTCTAACATTatcccaatcatccacactaaGCCAACCCTCTCTCCTTTCAAGTTCAGCCCTAAAGTTTGTATCttgctcctcaaatctctcaaaagGTCTCTTAAAGTTTTGAGCAGTGTTTAACATTAAGTAGGTCGAGTTCCACCTAGTACAAACATTAAGACACAACATCTTCTTGCACTCTatcttttccaccacaacacaCTCCTTAAACTTTTGTAATCTAGCTGGAGATTGTCTCACATATCTAACAGCCCCCCTAACACGTTCAACAgatttattcatttcctttaagCTTTTAACAACAATCGAATTCACAATGTGTGTCATACATCTCATATGAagatatttaccattttgaactaaACCCCCTCGAGGGTAAAATTTATTTCTCAAATAACCAATAGCAACATCATTTGAACTTGCATTACCAACAGTAACAGTAAACAACTTATCAAACCCCCAATTCAACAAGCATTTCTCAATCACCATCCCAATGGACTCACCCTTATGACTAGAAATTggacaaaagtttaaaatctttttattcaatttccaatcgttatcaataaagtgagcagtgatacacaaataattaactcTTTGCAAAGAAGTCCATGTGTCAGTAGTTAAGCAAACTCTAGAACAAGAACTTCTCAAAAGTTGTTTTATCTTGACCCTTTCATCTAAATACAATTGATAAACATCCCTAGTCATAGTAGTTCATGAAGGAATATGAAACCTAGGACATGCcacaaacataaatttcttaaaacCTTCACTTTCAACAAACTTTAAAGTTAATTCATCAATCACAATCATCTGTGCTAATCCTTTCCTACATGATTCTTGATCAAATCTCCAAGTTGAAAGATTCCCTCCCCCCCTTTTCAACTCCATTTCTAGGTAAAACTAGTTGTCCTTGACTAGTGTCAACAACATTAGTAGGATTTTTCTTATATGAACCAATATGATATTTCAATAACCCTTTCTAGGTAAAACTAGTTGTCCTTCACTAGTGTCAACAACATTACTAGGATTTTTCTTACATGAACCAATATGATATTTCAATAACCCtgtaccatttttttttcataccACAACAAAATTCCTTTTGACAATAATTACATTTAGCCTTACTTGCACCCTCACTATTAATAATCTTAGAGAAGTGAGACCAAACTTCTGACCTTTGAGGAGTGGCTTTTTTTTTCCCGGTAGTCCCCTTTGTTTGGCTTAAAGCTCCAACTCTCAAATTTTCAGAATCTATCGAAGTAGAAGGTGTAACACTACCCTCAATAGATGTTGGTTTGGTTGACATTCTGCAAGaaaaaaagtatataataaattaaaatacagttataatattaaacatattttgatGTTGAGTTTTAGAAAAAACATAGTTGAGTTGGATTATGTTAAAAATGTGAGAGATTAATATAATCTTTTGAACCACCACAATTTGCACACTTTAAAACACAGTTAAACATAGTATTTACACATTTTAAACAACATAACATGAGTAATATATGACATTAATTAAGGCAGTAAATATActtaaatttttgaatgaaatgaaatatcCTTTTCAAGTAGcatctttaacaatttttcaaTAGCATAATAATGCTTACTGTGAGACACTGAAGCaacactttaatttaatttaggacaGCATAATAATACACAATTTGAAACATTAAACAAcagcttaatttaatttaagacaGCAtgaaaatgctcaatttgatacaCTAAAACACaaactttaattcaatttatgATAGCATGAAAATGCTCAATTTGAAACACTAAAACAACAGCTTGATTTAATTTAAGACAGTATGAAAATGCTCAATTTGAAACACTCAAACAACAGCTTTAATTCAATTTATGACAGCATGCAAACAGTAACAATACATAGCATTAAAATCAATAAACAGCAACTCAAGGGTTTTTAAACAAGGGAGTATGTATGCTAATTTTTCAGCTTTTGGTCAACATAAAAACTTTATAAATAGTagccaaattgtaaaaaaaatgtcaaCCAAACTTCCCTTCATTTAAAAGAGCAGTTTATGGCTTTTAAATCAAGGAATTTATATGCTGAATTTTCAACATTTGGACAACGGCTCCCAGCCATAACTATGAGAATCATTTATTTTTTCAAtcaaaatattcaataaaaatcatttatttttatttttttggtttattaattatttttttggacAGTTTGCAAATCTCAACCATGCAAGAAAAGAACACTGCTATTACATGAAGCAATCAAAGGGTTATTACATAAAGATGAAATAGGTTCAGGTTTGGGCGCGGAGATGAAAATGAAGCAGTTTGTAAATACAAATACTAGATGATAtctattgagattatgaatatcAAGCTAGCTTCGTTCTTAACACAGAATTTGCAGAAATGGAGGCTTTAGTTGGTGAAAATACTCTTGAGCTAGTAAAAGCCTACTTCAACTCACCAGTGATGGATAGTGACTTGGTAGACGCCGGAGTGCCAGACGGAAGGTGACTGGCCTGGTAGGGATTTTGGGAGTTTTCAATTAGGGATTTGAAGTTGAAGGTTAGGATTTTTTTTCTGTCGTCTGTTCACTGTTGAgtttagacttttagactttagttttagttttagaattctatttttatttattagattatttgtaatttttatgatttggtTGGGTTGGATAATTGGGTTTGGATTGACTTTAGGTGAATAGTGgacctatttatatattataattttatttattaattttttcggttaaatcGAAAAAATTTAGTTAACCGATCGGTTTTGAACTGAATTAAACGTTaaccgaaaaataaaaaaataattaaccgatcCCCGACTGAAAAAATTTGATTAACCGAtagattaaccgaattcggtcggttaatcaaattttttcaattttacccgaattttgcacacccctacggTTAACTATGCACGCCATATCATGTTCacactttcattttagtcaccaaaaaaaaaattcttttctaaagtattgattggggtaaaaaaattaaggattttaagtgaaaaagtgatagaaactaaaataatgtattaaaaattgtcaaattgtacttATTTATCACATTgttgaaaattctaaatttttttttcaatattgaaattttaaatgtcaaaccataaaaatcaaataaataaattgttgaaaaattGTTATCCATGGATAATGTTAACTGATTTGTTAccgaaatattgaaattaattaaattaatctcttacaaaattttaaaaatttattttatgctttCATATTATTCTTAATGCAATCAactcaataaattatatttaataattgtctatgaaacttaaaattttttattaattaaattaattccttGTTATTCATTTGAGTAAACAGTACTGAAAAACTTTTGGGTTTTGTTTGACATGGAAgataaaattaatcaatttaattaattgtaaggaTTTTCCTTTGCTTTTAGCTTGGCATGAAAGACTCTAAGACTATATAATTTGGGTTTCATGTACAATTATtaaagatgatttatttgatttcaATATTATATTAACAAATAAGTTCACATTATcaaggaataaaaaaaaattcaacaacttatttaattgattttgatgttttgaaattttaatattaacaaaaaaaaaagtaaaactttCTGTAAgggtaaacaagtacaatttgataatttttaaaatattattttattttccatcactttttcattttaaattttaatgtttttttacccttgatcaatattaaaaaaatatttgttgaccgattaaaatgaaagaaaattaaaagttgAGTAAGCAAAATGAAAGTACGAAGTCTGGACAAGTTCCATAACTAAATCAAAACCGGagggaaaaaaattgtaaaaacttcaTTTTAAATGAGGAAAATAAAATCATCTAAAAGTTTGGCTCACCACCTAGCTAGCTTACCTATATTTTAACCGTTTCTTTCCATCCATATCATACCTACTAGCAGAAAGTTATATTCATTGTTCTGATGGCGGGAAGTTTTAGGGAAAAAGTAAAACAGCAATTGTTCTTCATGCTTGATGAATAAAGGGCAGTTAAATCAAGAAttagaaatggaaatggaattgCTCAGGTTGTCCAAATTCAGTCTCCAGCTTCGAGCTCTCGTCACGGAATCTCGCGATCTCAGAGTAATCATTTCTTTACGcagttctctctctctctctctctctctctctctctctttctgtGTGACTCACCATCTCACTTAGTTGCTTAACATTGTTTAATAGGAGAGAAATCGTTCCGCAACCGAACAAATTCATCTCTTAGTCCAGGTTAATACCATTCATTTTAcgatttcttttcatcttttgaaaaaaaaaagttcggGTTCATGGTGTTTGGATGCAGAAACAAAAGCAAACCGAGGAGGAATACAGTAGAAAGTTACAAGAATTGCAAGCCGAAGTAGCTTCGTGCAACGAATCACAGCAAAAGCTTGAAAGAAAGGTTTATGAATTTCGGTTTCCTGCCTTCTTCTACATGCTTGTGAAAATGCTTGTTAATTAGAAGTTGATAGATAATATAACTGCTTTTGTTGCAGGTGAGTTACCTTCAAAACGACAACGCTTTGCTTGAAAACAAACAAAAGGAGTTCCAAGGAATCATCCAGAGCCTACTTCAGTCCAAGGATAGCTTTATAAATGCATATCAGGTGCGTGTTTGTTAATTCGTTTATTCCTTTTTGTGATGGCAAATTTAGTCTCTGTCTCATCAGTGCtactataatataattaaaaaatatattttttatttgtgtttcaCTTTAATGATATGCACAAACAATAAATTATCATACGATGTAAAAGCCAAAGTTTTACGTGAAAGGTTATGCATATATTATAAAACCCAAGTGATAATATTTAAAGAGATCTGgtgaaaagtaaaaataatcTATTAAGTattgaaaaaaattgtttgaagAATAGTTAAAAGATtgattgaatagagagattaagtAGAATTAGTGACTTTTAGAAAATTAAGGGAGTCAAGACTTGACCATTTGTGCATTCTTGTTGTATTCACCGTGCTATAGATTTTGACATGTTGATGTATTCggataatgattttattttatttttcatgtttcatgtcatgttttaaaattcttttcCGCATTAGAGTACTGTTCAACAttgctaaataataaaaaagatgcAGGAACTTTTTAGGGTAATCTCTAGATTTGAAAAAGCTAGGGGTAATGACCCCCTCTCCGGCCCCCTGGCTTCATCATTGAGCAAATTGATGACAAAGCAAATCAAAGAAGTCGATGAATTGATACTCTGTAATGCCTTAATTATTTCTTCTATAAATCACTTCAAAATTCAGTTCATTGTGTGTTTCTGCTTAATGTTTAAGCTACTGTTTTGCTCATATAGTCATCTTCTTTTGAAGACTTGATCATTTCAAGTGAGTATATTCAACTTATATATAATTTGTTGGCCTGATGTTTATGTGCAGGAATCTACTTATGAAATGAAACAGTCAATTGAAGCTAGAGATAGAAAAATAGCTGTCCTATCTGAGAAATTGAACTCTCATTTATCACTATTTGATTCAATAGAAAAGGAGGCATTCTCTGTCAAGCAGGTTGTGGATAATGTGGAAAGAATTGTGAGTGAAAAAGAGGAAGTAGGCATGTAACCGTTTAATCTATTTCCGTTTTCTTGTCTACCGTCATCCTCTACATTTGAAAAGCTCAAGTGaagtgattatgtgatgttgCAGTATCTGTATTCTCTAATTGTATTTGGTGTATTCAGTTGCTGGATTAAGGAGGGAAATGGATCAAGTCTCTGCATTTGAAAAAGCATTTGTTGGTAACTTCAAGTTCTTATTTACCTGTTTTAAACTACGAAAATCTATGTTGCTTtgactttttatgttttttagtgtATTGTGTTGAGTGCACATATAACACTTCTAAGTTATGTTGTTCAAaacctttatttttcttaaagtaccCAAGTCTGGTACATTTTTGGACATAGGTATAGAGGATATTATTCTTCAAGAATCCTCTAAATACCCGTGTCCCACACATTTGTAGCTAACACTCATTATCCAAGTCCGGTAACATAGCTTCTAAGCTTTCATGGGCCTTGGAGTGTATGTAGGGAGAACCTAAGAAAAACAATGTGCATTATTGGACTCTGACACTCACACCTGAGTTCAAGCGAAGTGGATAAATGTGTTATTCCCTGTCTTTCTTCTATTAGGCAGCTATATAGGTCATTAATTGACCAATAAGATCTTCGCTGACCACTCCCAACGAAATGGGGAAAAGGTTGCATCTTATACAAATTCCTTAGACATCTAGCTCTTAAATGATATCTTTTCACAGCCCATTATTTCTGATACAGTACAAAAGCCAAATATGCCACGAACAAAAGTCATTACCTTCTTTATTGTCCACTAGATCTGATTTACTTTTGGTTTTGCAGAGAGGATCAATGACCTAGAAAATAGGCTGAAAAATGATGGGTATGAGTTtcaaagaaagaataaaataatttcagAGCTAGAAGCACAATTAGAAGCGGCAAAAATCAGTGATTGCAGCCGAGCTCAAATTGAAGAGATATCCACCCAAGTTTTGATTACAAACGCAACATTATTTTGTTTCAGAAGAACTAATTGCAagtttaacaaaataaatttctcatcATTGTGCTTTCTTAGTCAACAACACCTTCAGAAAACCATATCAGCAAAGGGTACTGTCATACAGAATCTAGTATCTGAGAAAGAGGTACCCATTTCAAACTGTTGGTTGTTCATTTGACATCTTTTTCCCTGTATTTTTGTTCTAATCTTCTCCAAATTTTGTAACCAGGCATTGCATTTTGAGGTGAGAAGTTTGGCAAATATATTACAGAAGATCCAGAATGCTGTTGCACATATGAATGAAGAGGTACGAAGACTTTATTTGGCTTTTACATATCATTCTCAAAATTCAAACAAGGAACAGACTTTAACCTTAAGAAACCGTTTAAGAAGCTTTTTAGCTTCATAGTTAGTCATTTAAAGAAATACTTCAgtgattaaatccatcagatttGATTGATGACATTTTCCTTCTGTGTTATAACTAATAACCTTGAGCCATTGGAAAGAGCATTATATGTATTGATGGTTAATCATAACCTTCTCTTGGTAGATACATCAAACTGACCTTTTtaaactcaaaatatttaagaCACGGTTTTGGGATTCTTCAAGTGAACTAATAAATTGGACAATAATCTGCAGCTAGACCAATTTATCCTCTTTGCTCATTTGGCACCATTTTCCTTCTAGCTCTTTGTGTAAAGCTATGATGCTCCAACTCTTCGTTTGTCTTGAAGTAGTGAATGTCTAGGCATAAGAATGGGGgatataacctttaaaaaccttgcaaatacatgaaaaattttgaaatatagaGCTTACTTGTATCCAACGCTCAT
The genomic region above belongs to Gossypium hirsutum isolate 1008001.06 chromosome D05, Gossypium_hirsutum_v2.1, whole genome shotgun sequence and contains:
- the LOC107902290 gene encoding zinc finger BED domain-containing protein RICESLEEPER 2-like → MVIEKCLLNWGFDKLFTVTVGNASSNDVAIGYLRNKFYPRGGLVQNGKYLHMRCMTHIVNSIVVKSLKEMNKSVERVRGAVRYVRQSPARLQKFKECVVVEKIECKKMLCLNVCTRWNSTYLMLNTAQNFKRPFERFEEQDTNFRAELERREGWLSVDDWDNPPLHSTCSQSSVPTHVSLGEPQQKMKRRMQALYKKRELEIFGEDKTFELDKYLAEANEKFFEDFDILLWWKVNSTRFLTLSKMARDVLAILISTIASESAFSTEGCVLDQFRSSLTPKIVQALVCTQYLIRKSSSQEDIKKIEE